TTGCCGAAATCGCTTCGCAATACAAACCACGACCTGTTTTTAAATCTGAAAACCTTACTGTATGATACCCACAAAACAAGAAGTCGAAGCAGCTGGCGCGCGAGTAAAACCATACGTTCACAACACGCCCGTTTTGAAATCTTCCTATATAAATGAACTTTCCGGCGCGGAAGTTTTCTTTAAATGTGAGAATTTCCAAAAGATGGGAGCTTTCAAAATGCGGGGCGCGACCAATGCAATTCTTCAGCTTTCCGAAGCGCAGAAAAAGGCTGGAGTTGTAACGCATTCCTCCGGAAATTTTGCACAGGCACTCTCATTGGCAGCGAAAAATCTTGGCGTGAAAGCCTACATCGTGATGCCCGAAAATGCACCACAAGTAAAAAAAGAAGCGGTTAAAGGTTACGGCGGAATTATCACAGAATCCGAATCAACCCCAATTGCGCGTGAAACTGAGGCTGAACGGATTCAGAAAGAAACGGGTGCAACATTTATCCATCCTTCAAACGATAGAAATGTAATTCTTGGAAACGCAACTTCCGCCGCGGAATTGCTTCACTCACACCTCGATTTGGATTATGTTTTCACACCCGTTGGCGGTGGCGGATTGATTGCCGGAACATCACTTTCGGTTAATTATTTTGGAAAAAATTGCAAAACAATCGGCGGCGAACCGTTTGAGGTTGACGACGCTTTTCGAAGTTTAAAAAGCGGGAAAATAGAATTCAACGAAAACACAAATACAATCGCCGACGGACTTAAAACCTTTCTGGGCGATGTCAATTTCCCCATAATAAAGGAATTCGTTTCAGAAATAATATGCGTTGAAGAAACCGAAATCATTTCAGCAATGAAACTCATTTGGGAACGGATGAAAATTATTGTCGAACCTAGTAGCGCTGTAGCTTTTGCAGCTTTGCTCCGGGAAAAAGAACGCTTTAAAAATAGAAAAATAGGAATTATCATTTCTGGCGGAAATGTGGATTTAAAAAATCTGCCATTTTAATCTCTGTGCCCTCAGTGCTCTCTGTGCCTCCGTGGTGAAAAAATAAAACACAAAGACACAGAGGACGCAAAGGATAATAAAAAATGAAAACAGAAAATAAAAAATACCTAAAACTTAGCGGTCTCGAGCCTCTTATAATCACTCCCGAAAGCAATTTCATAAACGTGGGGGAACGCACTAATGTGGCAGGTTCAAAGAAATTCCTTCGATTGATTAAAGAAGGTGATTTTGAGGAAGCGCTTTCCGTTGCCCGCGAACAAGTGGAAAACGGCGCGCAGATCATCGACGTGAATATGGACGATGGTTTGATCGATGGCAAAGAGGCAATGGTGAAATTCTTAAACCTTGTTGTCGCAGAGCCCGATATTTCACGCGTTCCAATAATGATTGACAGCAGTAAGTGGGAAATTATTGAAG
The Aequorivita iocasae genome window above contains:
- a CDS encoding pyridoxal-phosphate dependent enzyme — protein: MIPTKQEVEAAGARVKPYVHNTPVLKSSYINELSGAEVFFKCENFQKMGAFKMRGATNAILQLSEAQKKAGVVTHSSGNFAQALSLAAKNLGVKAYIVMPENAPQVKKEAVKGYGGIITESESTPIARETEAERIQKETGATFIHPSNDRNVILGNATSAAELLHSHLDLDYVFTPVGGGGLIAGTSLSVNYFGKNCKTIGGEPFEVDDAFRSLKSGKIEFNENTNTIADGLKTFLGDVNFPIIKEFVSEIICVEETEIISAMKLIWERMKIIVEPSSAVAFAALLREKERFKNRKIGIIISGGNVDLKNLPF